GAAGGGAATATTGAACAAGGAACAAGGAATGATGAATAATGAATGAGGGAATGTTCGATGCTCAATATGCAATACTCAATGCTCAAAGAACAAGGTGCAAGGAGAAAAGACTGCTATCATTTTACGCCGTTGTTGTTTCTCTTAGCCCTTGTGCTGCGGCTGCTCCAACAACTGAAAGGAGAAGATACATCCTGCTATAGGCTGTTTACTTCCACTAGTGTTGTTGGTGGGCTGGTCACATGGCCATAGCCACAACACTAACGGCGGCGTTAAAAGAGACCAACAAAAGCCACAACAAAAGTGTTTCATATTCAGACATATTGCCTCTCTTATGGAATGCTCTATTCCTTTGCATCTCAAATAAGCATGATACAGTTTTCTAAGTCTCTTATTCTTGGCTTCTTATTGTTTACTTCTTTTGAGGCTTTTAGTCAAAGAACAGGACAAGACTCTACTATTGGTTGCACTTTTCTTGATGATGTTCACGCTAGCTTCCCGGGCAGTATTGAAACCTGGAATAAATACTTATTAAGAAAGTTGAATCCGGCTATTGCCAAGCAAAATGGAGCACCAGTAGGAATATATACTGTATATGTTCATTTTAAAATAACCAAAGTTGGTAGTATTGATAGTGTAAGGGCTACCACAAATCATGGCTACGGAATGGAAGAAGAAGCGGTGCGAGTGATACAGCATGCACCCAAATGGTCTCCGGCCATAAAGAATGCCATAAATGTACCGGAATGGAAGCAACACGCTATTACATTCACCGTATCCAAATAGATAACCGAAATAGGAAACAGTTAGCATAGTATGTACTTACAGGTAAAGTAAGCCATCTGCAAACACCTAGCCTCCTACCCTTCTGCTTTTTGTATAATCAACCCAACAGAAGTAACAACATACTCATTCAACTGAAGCTTCAAGTGTATTTCTTGTTTGTGCGGCAAGTAGTCAACTGCATAATCTTCGGGCATAGCGCCCATGGAAAAGTCAAACGGTTCAACAAAATGGCCATCACTTCTCAGCTCATTAGCCAGTTGCTCCAAGTCTTTCCTTCTAAAGATCACTGTATTATCATTATCAAGAGTCAATTCTTCAGATGATATATTGTACTCCGTTGTATGCACGGCCCATCCACCCGGCTTTAGTGTTTTTAATTGGTTCTTTAAAAAGGTTAGTCCTTTTTCA
This genomic interval from Flavisolibacter tropicus contains the following:
- a CDS encoding energy transducer TonB — translated: MIQFSKSLILGFLLFTSFEAFSQRTGQDSTIGCTFLDDVHASFPGSIETWNKYLLRKLNPAIAKQNGAPVGIYTVYVHFKITKVGSIDSVRATTNHGYGMEEEAVRVIQHAPKWSPAIKNAINVPEWKQHAITFTVSK